A segment of the Candidatus Andeanibacterium colombiense genome:
ACCGACAACAGCCGGATCGTCAATTTTTCCAAACGCTTCACCGGCACATTCGATGCGGAATCCGAAGTGATCCAACGCAAGCTGGCGCTGATCCCGCAGCTCGAAAAGCTCGCCGGCGACGCGGGGATCACCCTGGCGCAGATGGCGGTCGGCTTCACCACCGAACATCCGGCGGTGACCAGCGCGATCATCGGGCCGCGCACGATGGAGCATCTCGAGACGTTGCTCGACGCGGGCGATCTGAAGCTCGATTCGGCGGTGCTGGACGCAATCGATACGCTGTGCCCGCCGGGGACTTCGCTGAACCCGCTGGTCGATCTGCCGAGCGGGACGGGTAAGGATGCGATCCGGCGGGGGTGAAGGCGGGGCCTCCGTCCCCCGCCGCCCTGCCATCCCCCGCCATGCTTCCCTGCCCCGTCATCCTGAACTTGTTTCAGGATCCATTTCTCGATTTCCCCGGATCGTTGCGTGATCCGCGATGCTTTCAGACGCGCGCCGGTTCAAAACGCTCACGGCTGCGCTTCAGGCACTATGGATCCTGAAACAAGTTCAGGATGACGGGGTGGGTGAGACAGGGCGGGTGAAACGCGCGCGGTGAAAGGATGCGGGACACGGGGACAACCACTCAACCCGGCGAATAACCCGCCAAATTCCCTTGAATCCGCCCCTTATCTGTGATTCATGGGACGGATCATGCTGCGTTCGGACCCCAAGCTGCTCAGCCGCCGCGAAAAGCGGGTGCAGATGCTCGCGCTTGGCTGGCTGCTGCTGCTCGGCGGCATGGCGCTGGCGGGGCCGAGCGGCGTCCTCGCCTGGGGTGAAAACCTCTCGCTGCTCGAGAAGCGCGAGGCCGAGATCAAGGAGCTGCGGGCGGAGCGGAACGAGTTGCGCAACCGCGTTGCGCTGCTCGATCCTGCGCATGTCGATCCCGACCTGGCGGGCGAACTGGTTCGCAAGAATCTCAACGTGATGCACCCCGACGAAGTCGTGCTCACCTACAAGTAACCAATCAGGTTACTTTTTTGCAAGTTCGGCACCTAATTCGATCCCGACCTTTTCGTAACAATGCATTCCGGGCGTTGCCTAGCCGCTCGGCTTGCGCTTATAGGCGGGGCGAAGGATGCCTCGCGCCGCACAGCGGCGCCTGACTAAGGAATGACCTCTTGGCAAAAGCCGCCTCCAAGTCCGCGACCTCCAGCAAGAAAAATGCCGAGCCCTCCGTAGCGGCCGACGACAATTTCGCTCTCCGCAGCCTGCAGGACGAGCATGGCGATCAGAAGCGTTACGACGCCAGCACCGAGGAATTCCTCGCGCTCTACGAGAAGATGCTGCTGATCCGCCGCTTCGAGGAAC
Coding sequences within it:
- a CDS encoding septum formation initiator family protein — encoded protein: MLRSDPKLLSRREKRVQMLALGWLLLLGGMALAGPSGVLAWGENLSLLEKREAEIKELRAERNELRNRVALLDPAHVDPDLAGELVRKNLNVMHPDEVVLTYK